The genomic window AATTACATGGATATATGAACGTCGTTGAATGCAAGGTTCATAATGCCACGGTAACAATAAATACCTATGATTATGACACAAGTGGCAGTACAAAcactacatttaaaatcatcacCAGATATTTACGTCAGAAGCTCCATTACTCATCAAAGTTGTGGAACATTTTGCACTTCTGAGATTATTGTGATTACGATCTGTGGTGTCTTTATCTTTACAGAAACAATATGTGATAAGATTATGACAGACACTTGGTTTATCTTTGGGCAATGCAATAAAAGGACTGTCTAGATGTAGTTATGTCTACAATGGCTTAAAGGCTCTGGATTCAAGATGGTTCACATTTAAAGCTGAATAATCTACCAGTGAGATAACAATGATATTTGAACTGCTTGTTATTattctaaaatgaaaaatgtatttaaaatagtaTACATTTATAGAGTTTGTAAATTCTCAGAAAACATATGTATTAAAACTGGAATGATCTCATAACAAGTCAAATGATCTACAGccgtttaaataaaatgttggcaTTTTAAATTGAGCTTCAATCAATACTGTTGAagtattgttgttgttgcccatgagcaagacacttcaccaactgACGATTTGAAGCCTTTTAAgtgaacatattttatttttagtagttTTTCTATTATTAGGCAATGAAACTAGATCATCTtgtatgtatattatatatgtattgaAAACATTATATATTGCTTTTAACTTTGTGTGagtcctgtttcttttatttttttttatgtttttaatgttttattgcttgttttatattttagtctatttattGTTTTAGATAATTTTTTAATAGTAGTTCTTAGTcgattttactgtttttaaaaatttcttaaaaggtacagtatgtaactttctagaagccaaatgagagtcaggtttgtggagatgcaagcccgctcacagtacgAACACACAGAAATAAAGTGGACATGGACTGTACAACTATCTAAACATGATAAATAGATGAGGAGCACTTACTTGGTGACGCCTCCCTCGTTGTACACCACCCTGTAGAACCCCACCACGGACCCGGTGAGCACCCCCTTGAAGTCCAGACTTAGCACGTAGCTCCCTGGGGTTAGCGTCGTTTCTGCCTCCACCACCACATATTCATGCCGCTTGTACTCAAAACACCTCGTCACCCCCAGTTTCGTCCCGTCCGCCTGGCTCTCCCCTGTCCTTAAACGGGGCAGTGCGCTCACGTACGTCTGCCTGATGTGCAACCACAAATGCTTGGTGTTCTCCTTCACCTCCACTTGGATGTCCACCGTTCCAGAATAAGTATCATCCTCCATATTGGGCTCCAGGTGCAAATCGTAGTGAACTGGACTGACATAGTTAGGCAAGCGAAAGTTCTTCCAATCCCCAGTGGAGTCTTCGGACGGCAAACAGGGTCCCTTTGAAGGCTGCGGCGGCTCCGTggttggaggaggaggagaggttgTGCTGGAGGTCTTAGACAGCCCTACCCCGAGACCTACCGCTAAGGAGCACACCACCACTGCAGCACAGATGATGGCTACATGCTTTCCTCGAATACAGTAGCGCTTCTCTTGTTTTTCAATGTCCATGCTGTTGACCATGGTGAcccctactactaccactactactactgtaagtGCAAATGCCACACAGAGCAGTGGAAGAGACCAAAGGGGCGGAGgtagaggagtgaggaggaggaggacattcAAGGATGTGTCAGATTGCACCATAACATCAACACATACATGCTAGTAAATCATCTGCTAGAAGCATGCTGTGCAGAGTCAGCAGGTGTCCTGTTGTATTGCATGAAACTAAGCATTTCTCAAGTCCCAAGTCGATACACAAATAATGGTCCCAAAGTCTTTCGAAATTCTTCACAGTCTGCTGGCTTCCGCTTGGATCTCATGCTGTTTTGGACAAAATCTTGGAAAGCAAAACTGGAACTGAAGTAGAGTCCGTGGAAACAATAAGTTCCCAGATAGTAATACAACTATAAAGAAATATTCtacacagaggtgggtagagtatccaaaaattgtactcaagtaagagtaatgttacttcaaaatgatattactcAAGAGGAAGAACAAAGAAGTGGtctaagaaattactcaagtaagagtaaaaaactaCTATTcatgtaagagtaactgtcgggacgtaacatgtgatttataattttaagctAATGAAGGATGAAATATTACATGATGCACAAGATCTGGTATTTTGAAAGGTTaggcataaaaatgaaataaactgcattatatctgaaggagcggtgcaagacaCACAAATGGTCAAATCATTTGATATTGTCAACattaagcttttgtcacttgtagacttactcacagtgggaagagtaaccagaacttttactcaagtactgtgacttcaataaaaatcaagtaggagtaaaagtatgctgctagaaaagtattctgaaaagtacaatgtcGCTGCTCGAGTAAATATAAGTGAGTACTACCCATGCACTGCAATTATGTTTATAAATATAGGGCCATTCATTCAAATCATATGCTCCAGCAGTCTCCAGCTTTATCACTGTATCTCAATTAGATCAATGTGAGCTATGCAAGTTGTCAACGAATGGAGGAAATAGATCGCATACCTCATTGTGTTCGTTAGCCAGGTATTGCCAAGAAAAATGGCCGAGCTATATTTGGAACGCACATGAAAGCAGAGTGAGAGACATGTTAAATTGCTCCACTGCATTATCAAGATGgagataatataataaaatgcttGGGAATGAATGCCGCATGGTTGACGAAAACTAAGGCATGTCTCATGCTATTTCAAAATTAATTCAGTGAAAAGTACTAACAGTTGAATGATCACTTCTTTAAAATAGCTGTTTCTTTTCTTGTAAGCTCTTGAAAGATTTCTACTTAAATAAATTTGCACACGTCGACATTTACAGATGCTTTAAATTacgttattatttttttgttttgtgctgcggctttttctcataatgtaatGACACCGCAAATTGAGACAAATGTGTTCTATAAATCCTATGTTTTTCTATAACATATGAGACATAACCCTTGTTAACTACATACCagtgtagtgttgtcacgatgctaaaAGTCTAATTTCTGATACTTAATACCACGATAATAAAAagtactctttctttagacaacagaatgcgattttcaacattaaataatattattttcttttatattcccttggacttatacctgtgtaatccctcagtcgtctacgCAGGTTCCATattggtccatgggcatatactcgtctatgtggttttatacttattctgatacagcGTGAGAtgattctaaagctattcaggaaaggttaatatctgtcctgtgaatgggacttttttagttacaatacttgcttaaatgagtatcaagTTAGTATCGATAAGGATCTGATTTTACATTTGACAACTCTATATCAGTATGTAGTTTATGGGAATGTATAGGCCATTTAATTTTACAATTGTGTATATTGAAGGCACTCTATACAACTTGCATAGCTCTTTGTGAAGTAGAATTGTTTGATTTCTTGATGtctatttttgatttgtttagtaGTTTCATTTTGCGGCGTTTGGTCTTTTTATCTGGAACAAATTTCGGAATAATGTCGGGATATGTCAAAGTCTTGTTCAATGCCGTGGaatttttgagtgttttttgtaatactgagtccagaggagaaAGCTGGTTGGGTCTTCTGTTGGACTTTTGGGGTGGTTGTTTTGGAGAAGGTGGAGGTTTCTTCGGTGGTCGGTTAGTTCTGCTCAATCCCACGATGCGGAGTTTGATGGGGGCTTCGGATATACCAGCCATGTTTTTAGCCTGGCAGCGGTACTCCCCGGCGTCATTATAGGAAAGTCCATTTAAGCTGATGACAGACCAGCGCACGCCCACCCGAGGACTGCCCTGCATGACTGAGGACCAAACAGAAAATGGGGAATTTAAATGTGTAGTGAAGTAATggtatcatgtttttaagacgataTACTGTTTTcattattaaaatcacaatatgtaacttttcaaccTAAAATAGAcgaaaaaaagcatgttttttcattttctatttacatgttgttcttttgactgtaatatttcacagtatggcattaaacatatccatctctaTTGAGAAAGTTCCAGAGTATGGGTTTAacattctatttccatggaatcatgaagATGACGTGCcacatccagaaagttacatactgtacctttaaataactGTATTTCCTAAAAATCATGAGGAACAtccaagcaaaacaaaatgaacacttgcctgggatccaaaacacacatggggaggacagaaaaaaaaaaaattataaatacaggGGCCGAAAAATATTGCTGATTTTTGCAgtatcaatgagtgaagcactaaactgttaattaaaatgtatctgAGGTGAGATGAATTTGATTGTACTTGTAAATCACAGGCGACTAATTAGACGTAACGAAGGGAGTGGGGACCAGATCCCTGTATATAAACAatagagagatatcagtctggatttgccaggcaactaCATTTTTACTACAACTTAATTCTTCATAGTTTGAACCTATTTCTGACttctgtgtacagtggtccctctttTATTGCGGAggttacgttttaaaaataacccgcaataggcgaaatccatgaagtagtcagctttattttttacaattattatatatgttttaaggctgtaaaacccctcaccacacactttatacatttttctcagacagacattaacattttctcacatttctctcttgtttaattaattattagtgACTGATGCGTATTTCATTGTTTCTCTGACCGTACCTCTTCATCCTGGTGCCGctctgctgtagtgtcgatcgaacatttatgtaaatttggctgaacgaattctgtactgtacaggagacacggcacggacagagattgattgacagtggTCTGCAGTCCCTTGGCCGGTCGGGACGCTGCGATACAGCGAGAGCGTGAAAGGTGAACGGcgatatagcaagggaccactggacttatatttactatacttaatatatttttatctaCTAATTCTTATTCTGATTGAGCAAGAAAAGAGAGGTTGACCAATTAAGGGATGAGGTTGTTTTTTGTGAAGTAACTGGTGCCCTCATATGAACGACTGACATAACAATATCCTTAaagcaaccaaaaaaaaaaaaaatagcacaaccacacaaataaaactgaattaaatTGGTTATCAAAAATAATCAGCTCACGAGACACAGGTTTTACAACTACTACAGCACTTACAGCTTTGCAGGCTCTTTGGCAGCTGATCAGCATCTGGGGAAATCTCTTGTTGGCAGCAATCTGAACAGAGGAGGAAGGATCAGATAAAACCATTATCCTTTTCAATGAGCCAGAGCAGAGTGCTGGCATGAGCAGGCTCTGCAGGATATACTTAGCTCCATCCACCACTAGGGGGcccacaaaagcaaaatattcAGTTAAGGCATTTTTAAGGTTTATGTTGGATTGAAGGCTCAAGTGTTCTACAGAAATATTGTTTTTGGatgacagtaaataaataatgtatttgaAAGAGTCAATCTAATCTCTTATTCATCCAAGAATTTTTCATAGTAATAGAGGTTTCTAATGTAGTCATCTGGACTAGCTTTTAAGACTGAGATATTTCAATTCCCATCCAAGAGTGCTTTTCAATTTGGAAGGAAATACTAATCTGGGAGCTGGATATATACTGCCCCCAGTGGAGCAGTTCATAACTCAAACTACTTTACTCACATGCACATTTGTACCATATCTGCTGTTTATCTGTTGTGTTATTACATTAAttcttaataaataattaaagcactttgtaagtccctgtgatggttaaatatgtatttacgGGCGGGTTTGAAGATTCTCTCTCTGCGGTCTCCAAGTGGAGTGCAGCCTTGCAATATGACGACAGGGCCCAAAGAGGAAACCTTggctctttttaaaaaatatttgtcagtattatgtgtatatgtattttatatgaTTATATTGgcttacttcaataaaaaaaagaaaataaaaaaatgtgcgTATCATATTCTCATAAGGGAGCTGCAGGGGAAGTTATATTGCAgaaagttacttagttctgctttaaaaatCTTACAATTTTGGTAACTGAGAAAAAGTGCAATGATCCAAGCTCAGAATGTCCCTGTTCTACCTTGACCTGTGTCACCTGTGTCACCTGAGTATGCAGCCGCCTTGACCCAGCTGAGGGTGGGTGTGGGGTAGCCTGTGGCCTCACAGCGCAGGATGACGTTGCTGCCGAGGGGGGACACGACACGGGTGGCTGCAGGCTGGACGGAGGGTCTCATACAGCGAGACCACTGCACAGGCATCAGCAGAGCCCCGCCCTGACCCACAGAACGAACGCATATCAGCACAGGGTCCACCAGAACCACAGGGCTTCCCAGGGACACCGACAGGGACGCTACCATGGAGATTTGACAGTCACACTGCCATGGGTTGTCATGGAGACCTAAAAGACAGGAAGCAAGGAATTTCAAACATGTGACTCTAAACCAAAACAGTCAGGAGGAGAGCACTTTTTTGGCATGTGTTCTTTATTGGAGAAGACAAGGAATTTAACTCTCGACAAGCctctttactgtgagcagggtcgcctctttacagatctggcctgtaacttggctcggggtgtcacctgcttgtgtccatggagatagatacatttattaAGATGTAATAGCAgtgagcattccaggcaaagcaataacatctccatgaagacaagcaagcagcagaccctccaccagtaaagtttcatagtgtacctttaatatatAACGTCACCTTTATCAATCTAAAAATGTGTTGACTGACAGAAGACATTTTAAGCAGATCGACTTAAATGTAACAGTTTGCTTTGGACCAAGTAATGAAGAAAATAGCTCACAGCTCCTTAATTTAAGTCAATAAAAGTCAATATATCAGTCATAACATACAAACTGTACTGTACCTAACACTCTCCTCTGGACAGTGCTCTGCTGCTGTCCAGGCAGAGGAAACCACAGGTCAAGCAGCTCCGCAGGTAACAGCGTCAATCTGCAAAACATGTCCATCACACAGCAGTCGGGAATGCCTAAGTCAATCTATCAGTCTATAACAGGGCAGGGAACACTGGGTACATTGTGGGGGAGAGATGCCAATTACTCACAACATGGGAACTATTGTAATACCTTATTTAGAAGTTATATAGTACCCACTACAGCAaaggataatttcagctctggactttccaatctctactgaacaaaaggtaaaaagtagctattaacttgaaaactgctacttcatgacatcacaaggtgaaacagagcattttgagtttgggagatgtggacagactactaataaagcattactcaaacatgtgtgaatgaaacaaaacactactccgggtatttttttaataaggtaacaacattataatgtggcttaaagttcacaagagttaattttgtgtaatattggatcTTTAAACTACAGGCAGGAGATACTgatataaaccaggtcaaaacatgtACAGTACATACGTATTCCCTCCTGAATGAATGTGAAATGCAAGCTCTTTGTTAACTATATTTTTAGCAGTCTATTATGTTGCATGCAGCCTTTGGTTCAATAAAGTTGGTTCACATAGGAGCTATACATATGCAACTTGAACgtttatttaataatttgacacattttggaAATATTTTAACTTATGAAATGTACAGACATCCTTTATTACAATTCTCACATATATTACTTGATGAcattatgtttttgtctcaCCTTTAACTGAATCTGGGACTGTGCAATAATGGGTCTTTTTAaaggagaggtctacagccaatcctctgtctgtaaaagcatgtggtttggagaagagttcagactttggaggaagaagataAAAAGTCTCTATTGTTTGTGTTCAGGAAGTTAATACTGAAAGCaatttttgatatattttaaaggtcctatattacaatattacacaaaatggattcttgtgagccttaagtcatattataatgctgttaacctcaacaacatacttggagttgtgttttgtttcattcacacatgtttacataatcctggtttacatctccaaagctcaaaatactctgttccaccttgtggtgtcaacagctaccttttacttttagttcattagcgactggcaattccagagctgaaatcatccaaatgacacCACGTGGTATCATTTGGATGATACATGTGATATCATACTactagtgaagatgtttggagtttaaaaaacatagtggagcacatcctgtatatcacaaggtggaacagagtgttttgagtctgagagaagaactcaggctaaatatgcagagtgtgtgggttaaacatgtgtgaatgtaacaaaacacaactctgtttttgatgagaaaacaacactataacataaaacagaaaatagtcTATATATAACTAGTTCTATCACACTACATTCATAATACATGTACTGTACTTCTTAGCCATATACCGCTCAACCACTTGTCCTAACGAGTCTGCAATACCTGTTACTAGAAAGGTCCAGAAAGGTGATGTTAGCCAGGGACAGAGCAGCGTGTGCAGGGAGGCTGGACAGGCGGTTGTTGTGGAGGTCTAGGATCTGGAGGCGGGGCGTGTCTCTAAGCCCCTCCCATGGGAAGGTGGTGAGCTGGTTCCCGTCCAGTCGCAGCTCCCTGAGAGTCTTCAGGTTGACAAAACTGCTGGGATGCACGGATCTCAGAGTGCTGTAGGTCAACCACAAGAAACGCAGCTCTGACAGATTGTAGAAGGCTGCCCGGGGGAGCCTGGAGATCTGGGTCCTCTCCAGCCTCAGCTTGACTGTGTTGATGGGGACATTGGTGGGGACAGTGAGGATCCTTGGGTCACTGCACAGCACAGACCTGGAGATAAGATGATAAAAATCCAGTTGTGATTTCAGCCATGTGACAATCTgctgtttttgtcatattgatAAGTCGTCAGATCATGATtgagtgtttttctgtttaatgcagctcaaaTACACTACATGCATACTTTACATactgtagtgttctggtgtaaggaaagccaaatttcttctggttgcttattttctgaaaacaagggctactgtagctGTAACCCACGcgaaaacaagagcaaaacaacagcagtttcaACTCACTATAGAACAAATatacagttacaagaacaacaaaaggtgtcaaccctgagctaaacacaaaatatcagatcacaATACTATAGATACTTTTCTCCACCCAtttctcctattggtcagcctctgtatACTTTAATTGAATGATAGGCAGAGTGAACCAAGCAGATGATTTTAGTTACACTTTAAGCAGTATAACATACATGATAAGAACATGAATCGTGATAAAATTGGAATCTGGTTCTATGAAAAACGtgatattcatttttgtggCATATTGAAAACCCCTAGGCAGGGCCATTAAAGAACATGCTTTTTCAGGGATTTATTATCAAACTATAACATATGCGGATTAttattgacttcctgtttaaaactaCAGAAATGATAGGCTCCATCTCTTCATAgtagcattttaaaataatcacacGTAAGTACAAaacagtgggtggagataggggacAGGTGAAAATGCAGGCCAAttcaggattactcagacatgcatgaaaCAATCAAATTATAACTTGGAGtgagctaatgatgagggaacacacttgtaacatggttaaaagctcatacaAGTCTATTTTGCAAAGGTCccctttaataaaatattaacTCCTAAACTTGTAAGagtcagaacatgtttgtggggGTCTAAAGTAAACTGCAGCGTTAAGATACTCCACCTGCTGCACTTATTGTTTACTGAAGTTAATAGAGGACATCACATGCCTTGGAGTTTTTCTAGTTCTAACCATTCAATTTGATACTACTCTTGAAGCCTCCACTTTGAGATTTTACCTATAAAAATATCAACAATAGAACAGAACAGCTGTCAGAAAAAATAGCACTGTGGAGGTTACCTGGGCTCCTGTGCGGCCTGGGCAGATGTGCAGGTGCAGAGAGGCGGACAGGGGAGAACTCTGGGTATGGACCACTGCAGCAGAAGCAGCACCCAAAGGAGAGGCATGGTTCACCCGAGCAGCACCCAAAGGAGAGGCATGGTTCACCCGAGCAGCACCCACATCATCCAAAGGAGAGGCATGGTTCACCCGAGCAGCACCCAAAGGAGAGGCATGGTTCACCCGAGCAGCACCCAAAGGAGAGGCATGGTTCACTTGAGCAGCACCCACATAACTCAAAGGAGAGGCATGCTTGAGGGGGCATTCTCTGCGGGCTGGAGGATGTCTGTCAGGCACGTTCCACACCGGGCTGAGAGAAACTGGATCCAGATTAGCTGGGATTACACTTAGAAGCACTATTTAATCCCATGTGTTCATCTGTCACAATCACaaatcacaacatcacacacacacacccgcttTGCGGACTCTCACTGAGCTaatcctaaaaataaaataaaaaagaaagttataatattataattttttcaCTGTAACAAATTAGGCCAATAGTTTTTCCCCgccattttctctcttttacaCTGAACACGTGCGTAAcaagatatgattttttttaaaccagggGCCATGTTGCCCCAATGAATGTTTGCTCATTTTAAGAGCAGAAAAGTCAGGATAATGATTCGCAAACAGTCgaactgtcaaaaataaatgatgttAAACCAAACGCTTTGAGCCATGTGGTCCCTCTAAACTCACCTGGAGTTACACAGTGAGACTCACGCAGCTTTTAGTCTGAACCTGCAGCTCCAGAGGATGATCTCAACACCCTGGATCATGTCAGAGCACTGGTCAGATCGCCTTAGCTGAAATGATTATCATTTTATACAATAACTTCATAACTCTTAGCTTTATACGTTACGAACTAATGCTCAATGCATCTGATGTAGTTCTAGCGCCCTCTGCTGACACTTATACTGAATGTCGTGCCATATAATACTTAAGTTAGTTACggcacatttttacacagacgTAAAGTCAGTGCTCAATGCAAAGTCCAAAAGCGTGAATACTGTAATGTAGCACCTTTAGGGAGCTGCAGCTCACGGCAGGTTCACAGGACATAACAATATTCTATAGGACAATAATTTATTGCACAGATGgtaggggcagctaaaatgaatattgtgaaaatgtacattttgttaaatcagtTCTTGGGTCTCATCACTAATAGTaatggttcaacatttgtgatttatCTGTTGGACATTTCATATGAAAGTACAACGTaattaataggaaaaactgtctcttgtcccCATCTGGGaccatgacatcaccacattctaagTCTGAAAAGAGCCAATAGGAAGAGGAAAGGCCGCCCACACCCAGGTTCATATCAACTATCCAATGTCTGAATGAATTTCAGTCAGCACACACAGCAAGTATAggaacaatttattttaatttaaacaaatAGCTTGTCATTATGTATCTCTCAAAGGCGGCAATGAATCGTAATCATGTCTGAATGAGGATCAGGCAACAGTGGTCcaaacaaatacagaaacacGATTGAAAAATATGGCAAGATTCATGGAAATC from Periophthalmus magnuspinnatus isolate fPerMag1 chromosome 22, fPerMag1.2.pri, whole genome shotgun sequence includes these protein-coding regions:
- the lrit3b gene encoding leucine-rich repeat, immunoglobulin-like domain and transmembrane domain-containing protein 3b encodes the protein MPLLWVLLLLQWSIPRVLPCPPLCTCTSAQAAQEPRSVLCSDPRILTVPTNVPINTVKLRLERTQISRLPRAAFYNLSELRFLWLTYSTLRSVHPSSFVNLKTLRELRLDGNQLTTFPWEGLRDTPRLQILDLHNNRLSSLPAHAALSLANITFLDLSSNRLTLLPAELLDLWFPLPGQQQSTVQRRVLGLHDNPWQCDCQISMVASLSVSLGSPVVLVDPVLICVRSVGQGGALLMPVQWSRCMRPSVQPAATRVVSPLGSNVILRCEATGYPTPTLSWVKAAAYSDCCQQEISPDADQLPKSLQSFMQGSPRVGVRWSVISLNGLSYNDAGEYRCQAKNMAGISEAPIKLRIVGLSRTNRPPKKPPPSPKQPPQKSNRRPNQLSPLDSIKRPNAAK